The window TCAATTCTTTTTTAAGTTCTGCTAAACTAGCTATTTTCATTTTTCAACTAGCTTCACTTCTATTGCACTTAATCCTTTTGCTGTTTTCTCTGTTTCAAACGTGACTTTATCATTTTCCTGAATTTGGTCAATACAACCATTTACATGAACGAAAATACTCTCTTGAGTTTGTTCGTCTTTGATAAAACCATATCCTTTTGAATCATTAAAAAAAGTAACTTTTCCTTTACGTCCACCGCCATCATCTTCCGTTTCTACAGCTTTAGAAACACCGATTTCGATGCTATCCACATCGATTTCTTTTTTCTTTTTGGTTGGGTCAGGTGGTGTTGAGGTGATGTTTCCGAATTCATCAACATAAGCAATCATATCTTCAAAATCTGTCGATTTTTCACTTGATTTACGTGCTTCCTTCTTATCTACCTTTTCCTGTTTCTTTTTTTGTCTTAATTTTTCCTTTTCTTTCTTGTTAAAGGTTTCTCTTGATTTTGTCATATCTACAAAATACCAAGTTTTTTCGAAGAATTCCTATTTTATCTTAAGAAGTATTTTTAAATGTTTCAATAAATTTTCTTTCAGAATATTTACCTCTCTTTTTTAAATGATCTTTTCCTGCTGATTTTGAGATAGAAAGCATTGAAAAATATACTTTTTAAAAAAGATTTGATATATAAAGGTCAATTTTTCATAGCTTGAATGTCTAATTAAGGAATCAAGTAAAATGAAGGAATTTCAATTGATTTTGGAAGCATACAAAATCTACGAAAAAACAAATATCAAGTCTGCCCTTGCAACTGTGGTTAAAGTTGATGGTTCTGCTTATCGAAGACCTGGAGCGAGAATGTTGGTTTCAGAAAATGGGGATTTGACAGGTGCGATTAGCGGAGGATGCTTAGAAGGCGATGCTCTAAGAAAAGCGCAATCAGTTATTTTTCAAAATCAATCCATGCTAGTTACTTATGACACAACAGATGAAGATGATCAGAAATTTGGAATTGGT is drawn from Belliella baltica DSM 15883 and contains these coding sequences:
- a CDS encoding cold-shock protein translates to MTKSRETFNKKEKEKLRQKKKQEKVDKKEARKSSEKSTDFEDMIAYVDEFGNITSTPPDPTKKKKEIDVDSIEIGVSKAVETEDDGGGRKGKVTFFNDSKGYGFIKDEQTQESIFVHVNGCIDQIQENDKVTFETEKTAKGLSAIEVKLVEK